The following proteins are co-located in the Osmia lignaria lignaria isolate PbOS001 chromosome 12, iyOsmLign1, whole genome shotgun sequence genome:
- the LOC117602929 gene encoding uncharacterized protein LOC117602929 isoform X1: protein MDEVAITPEPIRKSARIGNKCDRKSVETISFPTSGIARLPVEIIFEILSYLSNEDLYAVGHVSKLFKILAHDPFLWRTYEVTNDGQDTSEVIKELKRMPLLKKFSISARSDCDDILRHVSLSNKSLEELHVSNCTGSTSKLYLCSGHLIRVLERCRKLHTINILGSRFRGRKFYRLLGDMGPRLRTVYAPATRSQFCTFIKHARLISEIDRERICSMYIGAKSWAPLYYFVTKQANRVCTALISYLHNDILLIDVNRPIHKLSITERRDL from the exons ATGGACGAGGTTGCAATTACTCCGGAACCCATTAGGAAGAGCGCCAGAATCGGTAACAAGTGTGACCGGAAATCGGTGGAGACGATATCGTTCCCGACGTCCGGAATCGCGCGTTTGCCGGTGGAAATCATTTTCGAAATTCTTTCTTATCTCTCCAACGAGGACCTTTACGCGGTCGGTCATGTGTCCAAGCTCTTCAAGATACTCGCTCATGATCCCTTTCTATGGAGAACTTACGAG GTGACGAACGACGGGCAAGATACATCCGAGGTGATCAAGGAGTTGAAGAGGATGCCGTTGCTGAAGAAATTCAGCATAAGCGCCAGATCGGACTGCGACGACATACTGCGTCATGTTTCGTTGTCGAACAAAAGCCTGGAAGAACTGCACGTTTCTAACTGTACAG GTTCCACCTCGAAATTGTATCTATGCTCGGGCCACCTGATCCGGGTACTGGAGAGGTGCCGTAAGTTGCACACGATCAATATACTCGGGAGCAGATTCCGAGGTCGTAAGTTCTATCGGCTATTGGGCGACATGGGTCCACGGCTTAGGACCGTCTACGCTCCAGCCACTAGATCGCAGTTCTGCACGTTCATCAAGCACGCCCGGCTGATCAGCGAGATCGATCGCGAGAGGATCTGTTCGATGTACATCGGGGCGAAAAGTTGGGCGCCTTTGTACTACTTCGTAACTAAACAGGCTAATCGTGTGTGCACGGCCCTGATCAGCTACCTACACAATGACATTCTGTTGATCGACGTGAATAGACCGATTCATAAGCTGTCGATCACTGAGAGAAGAGACCTCTGA
- the LOC117602929 gene encoding uncharacterized protein LOC117602929 isoform X2 codes for MDEVAITPEPIRKSARIGNKCDRKSVETISFPTSGIARLPVEIIFEILSYLSNEDLYAVGHVSKLFKILAHDPFLWRTYEVTNDGQDTSEVIKELKRMPLLKKFSISARSDCDDILRHVSLSNKSLEELHVSNCSTSKLYLCSGHLIRVLERCRKLHTINILGSRFRGRKFYRLLGDMGPRLRTVYAPATRSQFCTFIKHARLISEIDRERICSMYIGAKSWAPLYYFVTKQANRVCTALISYLHNDILLIDVNRPIHKLSITERRDL; via the exons ATGGACGAGGTTGCAATTACTCCGGAACCCATTAGGAAGAGCGCCAGAATCGGTAACAAGTGTGACCGGAAATCGGTGGAGACGATATCGTTCCCGACGTCCGGAATCGCGCGTTTGCCGGTGGAAATCATTTTCGAAATTCTTTCTTATCTCTCCAACGAGGACCTTTACGCGGTCGGTCATGTGTCCAAGCTCTTCAAGATACTCGCTCATGATCCCTTTCTATGGAGAACTTACGAG GTGACGAACGACGGGCAAGATACATCCGAGGTGATCAAGGAGTTGAAGAGGATGCCGTTGCTGAAGAAATTCAGCATAAGCGCCAGATCGGACTGCGACGACATACTGCGTCATGTTTCGTTGTCGAACAAAAGCCTGGAAGAACTGCACGTTTCTAACT GTTCCACCTCGAAATTGTATCTATGCTCGGGCCACCTGATCCGGGTACTGGAGAGGTGCCGTAAGTTGCACACGATCAATATACTCGGGAGCAGATTCCGAGGTCGTAAGTTCTATCGGCTATTGGGCGACATGGGTCCACGGCTTAGGACCGTCTACGCTCCAGCCACTAGATCGCAGTTCTGCACGTTCATCAAGCACGCCCGGCTGATCAGCGAGATCGATCGCGAGAGGATCTGTTCGATGTACATCGGGGCGAAAAGTTGGGCGCCTTTGTACTACTTCGTAACTAAACAGGCTAATCGTGTGTGCACGGCCCTGATCAGCTACCTACACAATGACATTCTGTTGATCGACGTGAATAGACCGATTCATAAGCTGTCGATCACTGAGAGAAGAGACCTCTGA
- the LOC117602929 gene encoding uncharacterized protein LOC117602929 isoform X3, translated as MDEVAITPEPIRKSARIGNKCDRKSVETISFPTSGIARLPVEIIFEILSYLSNEDLYAVGHVSKLFKILAHDPFLWRTYEVTNDGQDTSEVIKELKRMPLLKKFSISARSDCDDILRHVSLSNKSLEELHVSNCTDMPDSPCVDEKRKNDERERDTTRKWNNKDGLGGFWLRVKQEKEPHHSAFAMFPLMVHRAFSSFCTPIRFHLEIVSMLGPPDPGTGEVP; from the exons ATGGACGAGGTTGCAATTACTCCGGAACCCATTAGGAAGAGCGCCAGAATCGGTAACAAGTGTGACCGGAAATCGGTGGAGACGATATCGTTCCCGACGTCCGGAATCGCGCGTTTGCCGGTGGAAATCATTTTCGAAATTCTTTCTTATCTCTCCAACGAGGACCTTTACGCGGTCGGTCATGTGTCCAAGCTCTTCAAGATACTCGCTCATGATCCCTTTCTATGGAGAACTTACGAG GTGACGAACGACGGGCAAGATACATCCGAGGTGATCAAGGAGTTGAAGAGGATGCCGTTGCTGAAGAAATTCAGCATAAGCGCCAGATCGGACTGCGACGACATACTGCGTCATGTTTCGTTGTCGAACAAAAGCCTGGAAGAACTGCACGTTTCTAACTGTACAG ATATGCCTGACTCGCCCTGCGTCGATGAAAAACGCAAGAAcgatgaaagagaaagagatacgACGAGAAAATGGAACAACAAAGACGGGCTGGGAGGTTTTTGGCTGCGTGTCAAGCAAGAAAAAGAGCCGCACCACTCTGCTTTCGCTATGTTCCCTCTAATGGTGCATCGTGCTTTCTCCTCTTTTTGCACGCCGATTAG GTTCCACCTCGAAATTGTATCTATGCTCGGGCCACCTGATCCGGGTACTGGAGAGGTGCCGTAA